Proteins from one bacterium genomic window:
- a CDS encoding tetratricopeptide repeat protein has protein sequence MSIPRAAPREGALALFLVLLSLVAYARALPAPYMWDDVSLIADNPALEDPANILRYFVEDLGHFNQSPRDMGFYRPMQALTFHLEAMTFGKRAPVHRAINALWHGVAAASIFFLARAFALPLGVAFFTGLLFVLHPLATEQVALVANRGGVMAGALYLAVLALLARAATNGELVILSRPFVILSEAKDLATRRTTRAFALALALYAIALLTKDEALTLAAPAAALAFFLPAARIGARKEILCFAQDDGCGERLRLAARLAGPVAALALAYVVWRWFVLDISHGGRIEVTFPLATRVAAIPAIALKAFALAFVPTNLRAIRTADIASLASPGVAIGATLVWIAIFFAAWRARRAAPIVPFAALLFAATMAPSSGLVPLLRPIAEHYYYLPTAAMCLAMGGVIGVLIERPGWRIRRGIAVGAASAVVVIFGVMTWQRLGAWTSEEALWRDNFSKEPRNTHVMNNLGTLAAIRGDSQEAFQMFRAAAFTGEPNPKALANLARAAIDLGQYPDAARALDLLLANRPKDRKAWFSLGRLSVRAATDSARDRIESIRARAGENADAASVFDTGVAYERSQIAKESSAP, from the coding sequence ATGTCCATTCCCCGCGCCGCCCCGCGCGAGGGCGCGCTGGCCCTTTTCCTCGTGCTTCTTTCGCTTGTCGCCTACGCGCGCGCGCTGCCCGCGCCGTATATGTGGGACGACGTGTCGCTCATTGCCGACAATCCGGCGCTCGAAGATCCCGCGAACATCCTTCGCTATTTCGTGGAGGACCTCGGCCACTTCAATCAATCGCCGCGCGACATGGGCTTCTATCGCCCGATGCAGGCGCTCACGTTTCACCTGGAGGCGATGACTTTCGGCAAGCGCGCACCGGTGCATCGCGCGATCAACGCGCTCTGGCACGGTGTCGCCGCCGCGTCGATCTTCTTTCTGGCGCGCGCGTTCGCGCTACCGCTTGGCGTCGCGTTTTTCACCGGACTGCTCTTCGTACTGCATCCGCTCGCGACGGAGCAGGTGGCCCTTGTCGCCAATCGCGGCGGCGTCATGGCCGGCGCGCTCTATCTCGCCGTGCTCGCGCTGCTCGCGCGCGCGGCGACGAACGGCGAACTTGTCATCCTGAGCCGTCCCTTTGTCATCCTGAGCGAAGCGAAGGATCTCGCCACACGCCGGACAACGCGCGCGTTTGCCCTCGCGCTTGCGCTCTACGCGATCGCCCTGCTGACGAAGGACGAAGCGCTCACACTCGCCGCGCCGGCGGCGGCGCTGGCGTTCTTTCTACCGGCGGCGCGAATCGGTGCGCGGAAGGAGATCCTTTGCTTCGCTCAGGATGACGGATGCGGAGAGCGGCTTCGGCTGGCTGCACGTCTGGCTGGCCCCGTCGCGGCGCTTGCGCTCGCGTACGTCGTTTGGCGGTGGTTCGTGCTCGACATCTCGCACGGGGGCCGCATCGAGGTGACATTTCCGCTCGCGACGCGCGTCGCGGCCATTCCCGCGATCGCGCTCAAGGCGTTCGCGCTCGCGTTCGTACCGACGAATCTGCGAGCGATCCGCACCGCGGACATCGCCTCGCTCGCCTCGCCGGGCGTCGCCATCGGAGCGACGCTCGTATGGATCGCGATCTTCTTTGCCGCGTGGCGCGCCCGCCGCGCCGCGCCGATCGTGCCGTTCGCGGCGCTGCTTTTCGCCGCGACGATGGCGCCGTCATCGGGACTCGTGCCGCTTCTTCGCCCGATTGCCGAGCACTACTACTACCTTCCCACGGCGGCGATGTGCCTGGCGATGGGCGGCGTGATTGGAGTCCTGATCGAGCGCCCCGGATGGCGAATCCGCCGTGGAATCGCGGTCGGCGCGGCGTCGGCGGTTGTCGTCATTTTTGGCGTCATGACGTGGCAGCGCCTTGGCGCGTGGACAAGCGAAGAGGCGCTATGGCGCGACAACTTCTCAAAGGAACCCCGCAACACGCACGTCATGAACAACCTCGGTACGCTCGCGGCGATCCGCGGCGACTCGCAGGAGGCCTTCCAGATGTTTCGCGCCGCGGCGTTCACCGGCGAGCCGAACCCGAAGGCGCTCGCCAATCTCGCGCGGGCCGCGATCGATCTTGGCCAATATCCCGACGCCGCGCGGGCGCTCGATTTGTTGCTCGCGAATCGGCCGAAAGAT